In a single window of the Heliangelus exortis chromosome 1, bHelExo1.hap1, whole genome shotgun sequence genome:
- the SELENOO gene encoding protein adenylyltransferase SelO, mitochondrial, with the protein MAGALRSGCRFTLLLPPVPAGLGRTGSLGASMQHPASPPARPGGPEGGGGWLGALRFDNLALRSLPVDASEDSGPRTVPGACFSRVRPSPLQNPRMVAMSLPALALLGLEAPEAGRQAAEAEAEAALYFSGNRLLAGSEPAAHCYCGHQFGSFAGQLGDGAAMYLGEVLGPRGERWEIQLKGAGLTPFSRQADGRKVLRSSIREFLCSEAMFHLGIPTTRAGTCVTSDSKVVRDIFYDGNPKNERCTVVLRIASTFIRFGSFEIFKPPDEYTGRKGPSVNRNDIRIQMLDYVISTFYPEIQEAYSDNSIQRNAAFFKEITKRTARLVAEWQCVGFCHGVLNTDNMSIVGLTIDYGPFGFMDRYDPEHICNGSDNTGRYAYNKQPEICKWNLGKLAEALVPELPLEISELILEEEYDAEFEKHYLQKMRKKLGLIQLELEDDSKLVSELLETMHLTGGDFTNIFYLLSSFSVDCDPSELEDFLGKLTSQCASVEELKVAFKPQMDPRQLSMMLMLAQSNPQLFALIGTKANINKELERIEQFSKLQQLAAADLLSRNKSHWKEWLEKYRVRLQKEVESVSDADAWNTERVKIMNSNNPKYILRNYIAQNAIEAAEKGDFSEVRNVLKLLENPFQEADVFREVKEDEEEEGATATASAACAEETRSRLSYCSKPPLWASELCVTUSS; encoded by the exons ATGGCCGGGGCGCTGCGCAGCGGCTGCCGGTTCACGCTGCTGTTGCCGCCGGTGCCGGCCGGCCTGGGTCGCACCGGCTCCCTGGGTGCCTCCATGCAGCATCCCGCTTCTCCCCCGGCGCGGCCCGGCGGCCCCGAGGGCGGCGGGGGCTGGCTGGGTGCGCTGCGCTTCGACAACCTGGCGCTGCGCTCGCTGCCGGTGGACGCCTCGGAGGACAGCGGGCCGCGGACCGTGCCTGGAGCCTGCTTCTCCCGGGTGCGGCCCAGCCCGCTGCAGAACCCGCGGATGGTGGCCATGTCGCTGCCAGCGTTGGcgctgctggggctggaggcgCCTGAGGCCGGTCGGCAGGCTGCGGAGGCCGAGGCCGAGGCGGCTCTGTACTTCAGCGGGAACCGGCTGCTGGCGGGCTCGGAGCCGGCCGCTCACTGCTACTGCGGCCACCAGTTCGGCAGCTTCGCGGGGCAGCTGGGGGACGGCGCTGCCATGTACCTGGGCGAGGTGCTGGGTCCGCGGGGCGAGCGATGGGAGATCCAGCTCAAGGGCGCCGGCCTCACCCCCTTCTCCCG ACAAGCTGATGGTCGCAAAGTCCTGCGGTCGAGCATTCGGGAGTTCCTGTGCAGTGAGGCTATGTTTCACCTGGGAATACCAACAACGAGGGCTGGAACCTGTGTGACATCTGACTCCAAAGTTGTCCGTGACATATTTTATGATGGGAATCCAAAAAATGAAAGGTGTACAGTTGTCCTGAGAATAGCTTCTACGTTTATAAG atttggttcctttgaaatttttaaacCTCCTGATGAGTACACAGGACGCAAAGGTCCCAGCGTGAACCGAAATGATATTCGAATACAGATGCTTGATTATGTGATCAGCACTTTCTATCCAGAAATCCAGGAAGCTTATTCAGACAACAGTATCCAACGGAATGCTGCTTTCTTCAAAGAG ATCACAAAACGAACAGCAAGATTGGTTGCTGAGTGGCAGTGTGTTGGGTTTTGCCATGGTGTGCTGAACACAGACAACATGAGCATAGTTGGACTAACCATTGACTATGGACCTTTTGGATTTATGGACAG ATATGACCCTGAGCACATTTGCAATGGTTCTGATAATACAGGGCGATACGCTTACAACAAGCAGCCAGAAATCTGCAAGTGGAACCTGGGGAAGCTTGCTGAAGCTCTAGTTCCAGAACTGCCCTTGGAAATAAGTGAACTCATCCTGGAAGAGGAGTATGATGCAGAATTTGAGAAACATTATTTGcagaagatgagaaagaaaCTAGGCCTAATCCAGCTGGAATTAGAAGACGACAGTAAACTGGTTTCTGAGCTCCTCGAAACCATGCATCTCACAG GTGGAGACTTCACAAATATCTTTTACTTATTGAGTTCATTCTCAGTGGACTGTGATCCCTCAGAACTGGAAGATTTCTTAGGAAAGCTTACAAGTCAGTGTGCTTCTGTGGAAGAACTGAAAGTTGCTTTCAAGCCACAGATGGATCCAAG ACAGCTATCAATGATGCTGATGTTGGCTCAGTCTAATCCTCAGCTGTTTGCATTAATTGGAACCAAAGCTAATATAAACAAAGAACTGGAACGCATTGAACAGTTCTCTAAACTGCAGCAGTTAGCAGCAGCTGATTTactcagcagaaataaaagccacTGGAAAGAATGGCTGGAGAAGTACAG AGTTCGTTTGCAAAAAGAAGTTGAAAGTGTGAGTGATGCTGATGCTTGGAATACTGAGCGTGTGAAGATCATGAATTCAAACAATCCAAAATATATCTTGAGAAATTATATTGCCCAGAATGCCatagaagcagctgaaaaaggGGATTTCTCAGAG GTAAGAAATGTGCTGAAACTCTTGGAGAATCCTTTCCAGGAAGCAGATGTTTTCAGGGAGGTgaaggaagatgaagaagaggagggagcaACTGCTACAGCATCAGCTGCTTGTGCTGAAGAGACCAGAAGCAGACTGTCATACTGCAGTAAACCTCCACTATGGGCTTCAGAGCTCTGTGTTACATGATCTTCATAA